Proteins encoded within one genomic window of Thiothrix litoralis:
- the mnmG gene encoding tRNA uridine-5-carboxymethylaminomethyl(34) synthesis enzyme MnmG: protein MHYPQPYDVIVIGGGHAGTEAALAAARMGQRTLLLTHNIETIGAMSCNPAIGGIGKGHLVKEVDALGGAMAHAADRGGIQFRTLNSSKGAAVRATRAQADRVRYKAAIRTIVENQPNLHMFQQAVDDLLVEGDTVVGVRTQMGLSFTARAVVLTSGTFLAGKIHIGLSNHAGGRAGDPPSMALAERLRELPFRVDRLKTGTPPRIDARSIDFSKLEEQPGDTPTPVFSFLGNVAEHPPQVSCHITYTNPQTHDIIRSGLDRSPMYTGVIEGIGPRYCPSIEDKVVRFADKDRHQIFIEPEGLDTHEVYPNGISTSLPFDVQYALVRSMAGLENAHITRPGYAIEYDFFDPRDLKPTLETKAMHGLFFAGQINGTTGYEEAAAQGLLAGLNAGLYAQEKDGWSPRRDQAYLGVLVDDLITLGTKEPYRMFTSRAEHRLLLREDNADLRLTEQGRALGLVDDTRWAAFCEKREAIELEQQRLRSTVLQPNAVSAEDSQRVFGDVLSRDYKLHDLLRRPNVTYADLTGLPAVGSPVTDEKVAEQVEIQCKYAGYIERQQGEIDKQRRHEETRLPDWLDYAQVRGLSNEVRQKLQSQRPVTIGQAARTPGITPAAISLLLVHLKKAG from the coding sequence ATGCATTACCCACAACCCTATGATGTCATCGTTATCGGCGGCGGACACGCCGGAACCGAGGCGGCTTTGGCGGCGGCACGGATGGGGCAGCGTACCCTGTTGTTGACCCACAATATCGAAACCATTGGCGCGATGAGCTGCAATCCCGCTATCGGCGGCATTGGCAAAGGCCATTTGGTCAAGGAAGTCGACGCGCTGGGCGGCGCAATGGCGCACGCCGCCGACCGGGGTGGTATCCAGTTCCGCACCCTCAATTCCAGCAAAGGTGCGGCGGTGCGTGCAACCCGTGCACAGGCCGACCGGGTACGTTACAAGGCGGCGATTCGTACCATCGTTGAGAACCAGCCTAATCTGCACATGTTCCAGCAAGCGGTCGATGATTTGCTGGTGGAAGGCGATACCGTCGTCGGGGTGCGAACCCAAATGGGCTTGAGCTTTACAGCGCGTGCGGTAGTGCTGACATCGGGGACGTTTCTTGCGGGTAAAATTCACATTGGCTTGAGCAACCATGCGGGAGGTCGGGCAGGTGATCCGCCTTCGATGGCGCTGGCGGAACGCTTGCGTGAACTGCCGTTTCGTGTGGATCGTCTGAAAACAGGCACACCGCCGCGTATTGATGCCCGTAGCATCGACTTCAGCAAGCTCGAAGAGCAGCCAGGTGATACGCCGACCCCAGTATTTTCCTTTTTGGGCAACGTGGCTGAGCACCCGCCGCAAGTTTCTTGCCACATCACCTATACCAATCCCCAGACGCACGACATCATCCGCAGCGGACTGGATCGTTCGCCGATGTACACCGGCGTGATTGAAGGCATAGGCCCGCGTTACTGTCCGTCGATTGAAGACAAAGTAGTGCGTTTTGCCGATAAGGATCGTCACCAGATTTTCATCGAGCCGGAAGGGCTGGATACTCACGAAGTGTACCCTAACGGTATTTCCACCAGTTTGCCGTTTGACGTGCAGTATGCATTGGTTCGCTCAATGGCTGGTTTGGAAAATGCGCATATTACCCGCCCCGGTTATGCTATCGAATACGACTTCTTCGACCCGCGTGACCTGAAGCCGACGCTGGAAACCAAAGCGATGCACGGCCTGTTTTTTGCCGGGCAAATCAATGGTACGACTGGCTACGAAGAAGCCGCTGCGCAAGGCTTGCTAGCGGGTTTGAATGCCGGGTTGTACGCGCAGGAAAAAGACGGTTGGTCGCCGCGTCGTGATCAGGCTTACCTCGGTGTATTGGTGGACGATTTGATTACCTTGGGCACGAAAGAACCGTATCGCATGTTCACCAGTCGCGCCGAGCACCGTTTATTGTTGCGTGAAGACAATGCCGATCTGCGTTTGACTGAACAGGGTAGGGCGCTGGGCTTGGTGGATGACACCCGCTGGGCGGCCTTCTGCGAAAAACGCGAAGCTATCGAGCTGGAACAGCAACGTTTGCGCTCCACAGTATTACAACCGAACGCTGTTAGTGCGGAAGACAGCCAGCGTGTGTTTGGTGATGTTTTATCGCGGGATTACAAGCTGCATGACTTGTTACGTCGTCCGAATGTCACTTACGCAGATTTAACAGGCTTGCCTGCCGTGGGGAGTCCGGTGACGGATGAAAAAGTGGCAGAGCAGGTCGAAATCCAGTGCAAATACGCCGGTTACATCGAGCGTCAGCAAGGTGAAATCGACAAACAGCGCCGCCATGAGGAAACCCGCTTGCCGGATTGGCTGGATTACGCACAGGTACGCGGTTTATCCAACGAAGTCCGCCAGAAATTGCAGAGCCAACGCCCAGTTACTATTGGTCAGGCTGCCCGCACGCCGGGAATTACACCAGCCGCCATTTCATTGTTATTGGTTCACTTGAAAAAGGCTGGTTAA
- the rsmG gene encoding 16S rRNA (guanine(527)-N(7))-methyltransferase RsmG has product MDAHETQLLNRYLQLLQRWNKVYNLTAVRDPAEMQSLHIADSISVAPYLRGETCLDVGSGAGLPGIPLAILQPERHFTLLDTNGKKTRFIQQAVLELGLKNVTVIQTRVESWQPAGHFDAIISRAFASLRDFVTFTGKHAGENGILYAMKGRYPASELAELPAGWRVTAQYPLHVPGLDAERHLLELQRD; this is encoded by the coding sequence ATGGATGCGCATGAAACACAGTTACTTAACCGTTACCTGCAACTGCTGCAACGCTGGAACAAGGTCTACAACCTGACCGCTGTGCGTGATCCGGCTGAAATGCAATCTTTGCACATTGCTGACAGCATCAGTGTTGCGCCCTATTTGCGTGGGGAAACCTGTCTTGACGTGGGCAGTGGTGCTGGCTTGCCGGGGATTCCACTGGCTATTCTCCAGCCTGAACGTCATTTCACCCTGCTGGATACCAATGGCAAAAAGACCCGATTTATACAGCAAGCGGTGCTGGAGTTGGGTTTGAAGAACGTTACGGTGATTCAGACACGGGTGGAAAGCTGGCAGCCTGCTGGGCATTTTGACGCGATTATTAGCCGTGCCTTTGCCTCGCTCCGGGATTTTGTGACCTTTACCGGAAAACATGCCGGTGAAAATGGTATCCTCTATGCGATGAAGGGGCGCTACCCCGCCAGCGAACTGGCAGAACTCCCTGCCGGTTGGCGAGTCACGGCGCAGTACCCCTTGCATGTACCCGGCCTGGATGCAGAACGGCATCTCTTGGAATTACAACGAGACTAA
- a CDS encoding ParA family protein, whose amino-acid sequence MTQVIAIANQKGGVGKTTTTVNLAASLAAMKRRVLLVDMDPQGNATTGVGLEKHGQAVTLTDVLLGDAQAADILEELPNSLLHVLPGSPDVTIAEVKLMSCERREYHLRDALAPLLDDYDYILIDCPPSLNMLTVNALVAADGVIIPMQCEYYALEGLSALVGTIERITQTANPPLKVMGLVRTMYDPRSNLARDVSEQIQAFFRNKVYNTAIPRNIRLAEAPSHGLSALEYDKGSRGALAYLALAAEMLRKDGAIIASDGAEAW is encoded by the coding sequence ATGACGCAAGTTATCGCCATCGCCAACCAAAAAGGAGGCGTTGGTAAAACCACGACCACGGTTAATTTGGCAGCTTCTCTCGCCGCGATGAAGCGTCGGGTTTTGCTGGTGGATATGGATCCTCAAGGTAATGCCACTACGGGTGTTGGTTTAGAGAAGCATGGTCAAGCGGTGACACTGACGGATGTTCTGTTGGGAGATGCACAGGCCGCTGATATTTTGGAAGAATTGCCTAATAGCTTGCTCCACGTGCTACCAGGTTCGCCGGATGTCACCATCGCAGAGGTGAAGCTGATGAGTTGCGAGCGTCGCGAATACCATTTGCGCGATGCGCTAGCGCCGTTACTTGATGACTATGACTACATTTTGATCGACTGCCCACCCTCGCTCAACATGCTGACGGTGAACGCCTTGGTGGCAGCCGATGGTGTGATCATCCCGATGCAATGTGAGTACTATGCGCTAGAAGGTTTGAGTGCATTAGTGGGCACGATTGAACGCATTACGCAAACCGCGAATCCGCCATTGAAGGTCATGGGCTTGGTGCGCACCATGTACGACCCACGCAGCAATTTGGCGCGGGATGTTTCCGAACAGATCCAGGCATTCTTCAGGAACAAGGTTTACAATACGGCTATTCCCCGCAATATTCGTTTGGCAGAAGCACCCAGTCATGGTTTGTCTGCGCTTGAATACGATAAGGGTTCGCGTGGTGCACTGGCATACTTGGCTTTGGCTGCTGAAATGCTACGTAAGGATGGAGCCATCATTGCCTCGGATGGAGCGGAAGCATGGTGA
- a CDS encoding ParB/RepB/Spo0J family partition protein has product MVKKPALGRGLDMLLSSVRGEGEQADDTVLKTLPVERIRPGQYQPRTRMDPDALQELADSIKAQGLVQPVVVRKLGGGEYELIAGERRWRASQLAGLHEIPAVVREIPDQAAAAMSLIENIQREDLNALEEAGALRRLIDEFGLTHQQTAEAVGRSRAAVTNLLRLLDLQAETKALVDAGQLEMGHARALLALQGRQQVDIAEKVAQRQMSVRETERWVKNIQEAGQKPATEFKPPPDVVKLEQTLADTLGAKVAIRYNRTGKGKLVIEYNSLDELDGILGHIQ; this is encoded by the coding sequence ATGGTGAAGAAACCGGCCTTGGGTCGTGGCCTCGACATGTTATTGAGTTCGGTGCGGGGTGAGGGCGAGCAGGCCGATGATACCGTATTGAAAACATTGCCGGTGGAACGTATCCGCCCCGGTCAGTACCAGCCGCGTACCCGTATGGATCCCGATGCCTTGCAGGAACTCGCCGATTCCATCAAGGCACAAGGCTTGGTGCAGCCTGTAGTGGTGCGCAAACTCGGTGGTGGTGAATACGAGCTGATTGCGGGTGAACGCCGCTGGCGTGCTTCACAGTTGGCTGGTTTGCATGAAATTCCCGCCGTGGTGCGTGAAATTCCTGATCAGGCTGCTGCGGCGATGTCCCTGATCGAAAATATCCAGCGCGAAGACCTCAATGCATTGGAAGAAGCGGGTGCTTTGCGTCGCCTGATTGATGAGTTTGGCCTGACCCACCAACAAACGGCTGAAGCAGTAGGGCGTTCCCGTGCAGCGGTCACCAATCTGTTACGCTTGCTGGACTTGCAGGCTGAAACCAAAGCGCTGGTGGATGCTGGGCAACTTGAAATGGGCCATGCGCGAGCCTTACTGGCCTTGCAGGGGCGGCAACAGGTCGATATTGCCGAAAAAGTTGCCCAACGGCAGATGTCCGTGCGCGAAACCGAGCGCTGGGTCAAAAACATACAGGAAGCAGGGCAGAAGCCTGCTACCGAATTCAAGCCACCCCCTGATGTGGTGAAGCTAGAACAAACCCTTGCGGACACCCTCGGTGCTAAAGTAGCCATCCGTTATAACCGTACCGGCAAGGGTAAATTGGTCATTGAATACAATAGTTTGGATGAGCTTGACGGTATTCTTGGTCATATTCAGTAA
- the rpsT gene encoding 30S ribosomal protein S20 — protein sequence MPNIASAKKRVRQSEVSRMHNRHMRTRLRTQIKNVLHAIAAGDREAALSAYQAAVPVIDSIADKGIIHKNKAARHKSRLNAHIKALQA from the coding sequence TTGCCTAACATAGCTTCAGCTAAAAAACGTGTTCGCCAGAGCGAAGTAAGCCGTATGCACAATCGTCATATGCGTACACGTTTACGTACACAAATTAAAAATGTCCTGCACGCTATTGCTGCTGGTGACCGTGAAGCTGCCCTGTCTGCTTATCAAGCGGCTGTGCCGGTAATTGATTCAATTGCTGACAAAGGCATCATTCACAAGAACAAAGCAGCACGCCATAAAAGCCGTCTGAACGCTCACATTAAAGCGTTGCAAGCCTGA
- the coaE gene encoding dephospho-CoA kinase (Dephospho-CoA kinase (CoaE) performs the final step in coenzyme A biosynthesis.), whose protein sequence is MLKVGLTGGIGCGKSTAVRRFRELGVPVIEADLIAREVVAIGQPALDEIVALFGSHALQDDGALNRTWLRQTVFSDPSRLQQLEAILHPRIRTEILNRIAACTHSAYVIVDVPLLFEKDYTQLFQRILVIDCLPVQQRTRVQIRDGSEDAVIESIMQSQIGREARLQQADDVLSNTSSITDFYEKIDNLNFEYAKFSDA, encoded by the coding sequence ATGCTGAAGGTTGGTCTGACAGGCGGCATCGGTTGTGGCAAGTCCACGGCAGTACGTCGTTTTCGGGAACTGGGTGTTCCTGTCATTGAGGCTGACCTGATAGCGCGTGAAGTGGTTGCCATCGGGCAGCCTGCTTTAGATGAAATCGTTGCCCTGTTTGGGTCGCACGCACTTCAGGATGACGGTGCGCTTAATCGTACTTGGTTACGCCAAACGGTTTTTAGCGACCCTTCACGCCTGCAACAACTCGAAGCTATCCTGCACCCCCGTATCCGCACCGAAATTCTCAACAGAATTGCCGCTTGCACGCACAGTGCCTACGTTATCGTTGACGTACCTTTGTTGTTTGAAAAGGACTATACTCAGCTCTTCCAACGTATTTTAGTGATTGACTGTTTGCCAGTTCAGCAGCGTACCCGTGTACAGATACGTGATGGCAGTGAAGATGCGGTAATCGAATCTATCATGCAGTCGCAAATAGGGCGTGAAGCGCGTTTGCAGCAAGCTGATGACGTTCTCAGCAATACCTCGTCAATTACTGATTTTTATGAAAAAATTGATAATCTAAATTTTGAATACGCAAAATTTTCAGATGCTTAG
- the zapD gene encoding cell division protein ZapD, with amino-acid sequence MMIYAQPLNEDIRRISEPHMIGYEQPLNEKIRLFMRLELLTGRFLYHISKNPQPEDTVAALHLLLDLYNLSARLDVKSEILKEIDRMGQSARLLMRREDVDATRLDAVLEKLNYHSDLLYQQRGQLGQHLKNHVFFNSLRQRSTLPGGLNGFDIPLFHYWQEQAMHVRVEDLREWIEPYVIANAAARELLNIVRDFGERQEEVAKEGFYQSMMEVRKPYQMMRVELPDNVDYYPEISAGKQRFTLRFVNADMLAERGKQNQKDVNFTLVLCSF; translated from the coding sequence ATGATGATTTATGCACAACCGCTGAATGAAGACATCCGCCGAATTTCTGAGCCACACATGATTGGTTACGAACAACCGCTAAATGAAAAGATTCGTCTGTTTATGCGGCTAGAGCTGCTGACGGGGCGGTTCCTGTATCATATCTCGAAAAATCCACAACCTGAAGACACGGTTGCAGCACTGCATTTGCTGTTGGATTTGTATAATCTTTCTGCCCGCCTTGATGTCAAGAGTGAAATCCTCAAAGAAATTGACCGCATGGGGCAGTCTGCCCGCCTGTTAATGCGCCGGGAAGATGTCGATGCGACGCGTCTGGATGCGGTGTTGGAAAAACTCAACTACCACAGTGACCTGCTGTACCAACAGCGTGGGCAACTGGGGCAACACCTGAAAAATCATGTATTCTTTAATAGCTTGCGGCAGCGTTCCACCTTGCCGGGTGGCCTTAACGGTTTTGACATTCCGCTGTTCCATTATTGGCAGGAGCAGGCGATGCATGTGCGGGTCGAAGACTTGCGGGAATGGATCGAACCTTACGTGATAGCCAATGCAGCCGCTCGCGAACTGTTGAACATTGTGCGTGATTTTGGGGAACGTCAGGAAGAAGTCGCCAAGGAAGGGTTTTACCAATCCATGATGGAAGTGCGTAAGCCTTACCAGATGATGCGGGTGGAATTGCCGGATAACGTGGATTATTACCCGGAGATCAGTGCGGGCAAACAGCGCTTTACCCTGCGTTTTGTGAACGCGGACATGCTGGCTGAGCGCGGTAAGCAGAACCAGAAAGATGTGAATTTCACACTGGTGCTGTGTTCTTTCTAA
- a CDS encoding DUF2914 domain-containing protein, with the protein MLNMNLKTTALLLMMGLASYSVWAEDSLPVVAPAPTLTPQVARAAFTTGITDREPDSQLARISAGQTVYYFTELVGLQGHVITHRWEKDGAFQLGLQFPVGGQRWRVHSSKTITPDLPGTWTVTVQNDDGTVLRQDTLVVDPIMPANTTAAPVPAPAAITPPATTEPVTPTTPVITAPAAPTPAPETSKQAIWDTLPR; encoded by the coding sequence ATGTTGAACATGAACTTGAAAACGACCGCATTGCTGCTGATGATGGGGCTAGCTTCGTACAGCGTGTGGGCAGAAGACAGCTTACCCGTTGTAGCTCCAGCACCAACGCTGACACCACAGGTCGCACGTGCGGCCTTCACCACCGGGATCACTGACCGTGAACCGGATAGCCAATTGGCAAGGATCAGCGCTGGGCAAACCGTGTATTACTTTACGGAACTGGTCGGCCTACAAGGGCACGTCATTACCCATCGCTGGGAAAAAGACGGTGCATTCCAACTTGGGCTGCAATTCCCGGTCGGCGGGCAACGTTGGCGGGTACATTCCAGCAAGACCATTACCCCAGACCTGCCCGGTACCTGGACAGTAACCGTGCAAAATGATGATGGCACTGTCTTACGGCAAGATACCCTGGTGGTTGACCCGATCATGCCCGCCAACACCACCGCAGCTCCAGTTCCGGCACCAGCAGCAATCACACCACCAGCAACTACGGAACCTGTTACGCCAACAACGCCGGTTATCACAGCACCTGCTGCACCGACACCTGCGCCGGAAACAAGCAAGCAGGCTATCTGGGACACCCTACCACGCTAA
- a CDS encoding exodeoxyribonuclease VII small subunit translates to MPKKQTETNAATQPDFETAMAELEGLVQRMEGGELSLEDSLKEFERGVKLTRLCQEALKVAEQRVKLLSADGQESDFAPQGDA, encoded by the coding sequence ATGCCGAAAAAACAGACTGAAACCAATGCGGCGACACAACCGGATTTCGAGACGGCGATGGCAGAGCTAGAAGGGCTGGTGCAGCGCATGGAAGGCGGCGAGTTATCGCTGGAAGATTCGCTCAAGGAGTTTGAGCGCGGGGTAAAGCTAACCCGCTTGTGTCAGGAAGCCCTCAAAGTGGCGGAACAGCGGGTTAAATTACTGAGCGCTGACGGTCAGGAGAGTGATTTTGCGCCGCAAGGAGATGCCTGA
- the ispA gene encoding (2E,6E)-farnesyl diphosphate synthase, translated as MLNVRNRLQAWQERIESVLDEILPPASTHPAKLHEALRYSVLDGGKRMRPLLVYATGEALGIAPEHLDVQAAAVELIHVYSLVHDDLPAMDDDDLRRGKPTCHKAFDEPTAILVGDALQALAFQILAAHPRMTASPAQRLRMIEQLGQAAGSRGMVGGQALDLAAVGQQLTEIELENMHIHKTGALIRASVLLAAYSVDAIDVERLQQLDHFAKCIGLAFQVQDDILDVESDTQTLGKTRGADAAAGKPTYSSIIGLSASKMKLQDLYDEALNALVSLGDSADSLRCCAEFTVKRIR; from the coding sequence ATGCTGAATGTGCGTAACCGTTTACAAGCTTGGCAAGAGCGCATCGAGTCAGTGCTGGATGAGATCCTTCCACCGGCATCAACCCACCCCGCTAAGCTGCATGAAGCCTTGCGCTATTCGGTGCTGGATGGCGGCAAGCGGATGCGTCCGCTGCTGGTGTATGCGACCGGGGAAGCGTTAGGCATTGCGCCCGAGCATCTGGATGTGCAGGCCGCAGCGGTTGAGCTGATCCATGTGTATTCCTTGGTGCATGATGATTTGCCTGCGATGGATGATGATGATCTGCGTCGGGGCAAGCCGACCTGTCACAAGGCTTTCGATGAGCCAACTGCGATTTTAGTGGGGGATGCGTTACAGGCGTTGGCGTTCCAAATTTTGGCGGCACACCCCCGCATGACGGCTTCACCAGCACAACGCTTGCGCATGATTGAACAATTGGGGCAGGCGGCGGGTTCGCGTGGCATGGTGGGTGGTCAGGCGCTTGATCTGGCGGCAGTCGGACAGCAGTTGACAGAAATTGAGCTGGAAAACATGCACATCCACAAAACCGGGGCATTGATCCGTGCCAGTGTGCTGTTAGCGGCGTATAGTGTAGATGCTATTGATGTGGAGCGTTTGCAGCAACTGGATCACTTTGCCAAATGCATTGGTTTGGCGTTTCAGGTGCAGGACGATATTTTGGACGTGGAAAGTGATACCCAAACGCTGGGTAAAACCCGTGGAGCAGATGCCGCAGCGGGAAAACCCACGTACTCTTCCATCATTGGCCTGTCCGCTTCCAAGATGAAACTACAGGATTTGTATGACGAAGCTTTGAATGCTTTGGTATCCTTGGGGGATTCTGCTGACTCGTTGCGGTGTTGTGCCGAGTTTACGGTCAAGCGCATACGATAA